GTCGACCACCTCTTCTCCGACGTCGACGAGCTGGGTACCAGGGACGGGTCCAACCTCACGGTCGACGGCCCGGACGGGCCCGCGTTCGCGCCGTCCTTCTCGATCTGGACGACGATCGAGGAGTGCCTCAACCCGCCGGTCGTCTGGGAGCGGGACCGCGGCTGGTACACCACGGAGCCGTTCTCCGAGCCCGAGGTGTTCGACTTCCCCGGTGGGATCGGCCCCGTCGAGTGCGTGCACGTCGAGCACGAGGAGGTCGTCCTCATGCCCCGCTGGCTCGACGCCCGGCGGGTGACGTTCAAGTACGGACTCGGGGCCGACTTCATCGAGGTCCTGCGCACCCTGCGCCGGCTCGGGCTGGACCGGACCGAGCCGGTGCGGGTCGGTGGTGTGCAGGTGTCCCCGCGGGACGTGGTCGCCGCCTGCCTGCCGGACCCGGCCACGCTGGGTGACCGGATGCGCGGCGCGACCTGCGCCGGGCTGTGGGTGACCGGGACGGGCCGGGACGGGGCACCGCGGGAGGTGTACCTCCACCACGTCGTCGACAACTCCTGGTCGGTGCGCGAGTACGGCGTCCAGTGCGTCGTGTGGCAGACCGCGGTCAACCCGGCGGTTGCCCTCGAGCTGCTGGCCCGAGGCACCTGGCGCGGGACGGGCGTGCTGGGGCCGGAGGCCTTCGACGCCGTGCCCTTCCTCGAGCTGCTCGCGGCGCCGGACGGCTACGCCTCCCCGTGGGCACTGCAGGAGCGCACCCCGTCCTGACGGCCGCCAGCCCCGGGGCACCGGGTGCGCGCACGCCGCCGGCCGGGCAGGATGCCGGCGTGCAGGCGGCCGGTGACAGCGAGGTGTGGCTGGTCCGCCACGGGGAGACCCGGTGGAGCCGGGAGCACCGCCACACGTCGGTGACCGACCTCGAGCTCACCGCCGCGGGCGTGGCCGCCGCGAGGGCGCTGGGACCCCGCCTGCGCGGGACCGCCTTCGACCTCGTGCTGACCAGCCCGCTGCGCCGGGCCCGGGACACCGCCCGGACCGCCGGGTTCGCCGACGCCGTCGTCGACGACAGGCTGCACGAGTGGCGGTACGGCGACGTCGAGGGCGTCAGCACGGCGGCGATGCGCCAGAGGGTCGCCGGCTGGACGGTCTGGACGCACGAGGTCCCCGGCGGGGAGCAGGTGGACGACGTCGCCCGGCGCGCCGACGGGGTCGTCGAGCGGCTCCGTGACGCCGGCCGGTCGCTGGTGTTCGCCCACGGGCACCTGCTGCGGGTGCTCGCCGTGCGCTGGCTGGGCCTGGACGCCCGCGCCGGGGCCCACCTGCGCCTCGACACCGGCACCGTGTCCGTGCTCGGCTGGGAGCGCGAGACGCCGGCCGTCGTGCGCTGGAACACCTGACGGGGCTCAGGTCGGCGGCTCCACCGGCTCGGCGCCGCGGTGGATGGGGACACCGGTGAACTCCACGTCGACCGGCGCGGTGAAGCGTCGTCCGTTGATCTCGTCGTGGCGCATGAACGTGGGCGGCTCGACGTGCACCCGGAGGGTGTACTCGCCGTCCTCCGGCAGCGACCAGTTGCGGGCGTAGTGGTAGAGCATCGGGTGCCACACCAGCTCCTGGGGGAACGGGCCGAGCTCCTGCCCGCTCGGGCTGACCAGGGTCGCGCTGACCTCCAGGCCGGGGATGAACCGGCCGTCGGCGGCGTCGCACACCGCGACCTCGACGTGGGCGTTGGTGTCGCCGGGGTTGTGCCACACCAGCTCCCCGTCGGTGAGCTGGTACATCCCTTCGGCCTCCTCGATGGCGTACCCGACGAGGTACTCACCGACCTGCTGGATGCCGCCGGTGTCGGCGACCTCCTGGGCCATGTGCTCCAGGGCCCGCCGGTAGGCCTGGCCCTGCGCGACGGCGAGCTCGAGCTGGCGGTCGGTGGCCTCCGAGGAGGTCGGGTCCATGGGCGGTGTGCCCGGTGCGCTGGTCATTCACCCCTCCTGTGCCGTGCGGTCTCCTCCGAGGGTGCCCGGTGGCCCGGCGCCGCGCATCCCGGGAGCCGGCCCAGCGCTGGACGGGTCACCCCAGCGACTGCAGGGCCCGTCCGAACGACGCGGTGTGCCGGTCGACGTCCTGCGCCGAGGTCTGCGGGGACATCAGCGCCATGTTGTGGAAGGGGGTGAGCAGCACCCCGTCGTTGAGGGCGGCGAGGTGCAGGTACTGCTGGAGGGCGAAGTCGTCCGCGGCGGCGGCCTCGGCGCCGGTGCGCGGTGGCTCGGGGGAGAACGCGTACTCCGCCCGGCACCCCAGCCGGGTGACGTGCCAGGGCACCCCGTGCTCGGCGAGGGACTGCTGCACCCCCGCCGTCCAGCGGACCGCCATCTGCTCCATGTGCCCGAACGCCTCGTCGGTGAGCACCTCGGTCAGCGTCGCCCGGACCGCGGCGAGGGACAGCGCGTTGCCGGCCAGCGTGCCCCCCACCCCGCCGACGTCGACGTCCTCCAGGTCGACGGAGGAGCGCACCCGCTGGGCCAGCTCGGCGGTCATCCCGAACGCCCCCGCCGGGACGCCGCCCCCGATCGTCTTGCCGACGACCACGGCGTCCGGCTGCAGGTCCCAGGCCCTGGTGCAGCCGCCCGGCCCGGCGCACAGCGTGTGCGTCTCGTCCAGGACGAGCAGCACGCCGTAGCGCGTGCACAGGTCACGCAGCGCCTCGTGGTACCCCGGCTCCGGCAGCACGATGCCGATGTTCGTCATCGCCGGCTCCAGCAGCGCGCACGCCACCTCACCGGTCGACAGCGCGGCCTCCAGCGCGTCCACGTCGTTGAACGGGACGACGACGGTCGTCACCGCGGGGTCGACCGGGGGGCCGATGCTGCCGCGCCGGGCCACGACCCGGCCGGTGCCCGGGTCGAGGGTGGCGAAGGTCTCGTCGACGGTCCCGTGGTAGCAGTAGTCGACCACCAGCACCTTCGGGCGGCCCGTGACGTGCCGGGCGTAGCGGATCAGGTGCCGGTTCGCGTCGGTCGCCGAGAGCGTGAACTGCCACTGCGGGACGCCGAAGCGGCGGCCGAGCTCCTCGGCTGCCAGCGCCGCGTCCTGCGTCGGCAGCATCGCCGTGATCCCCCGCCCGACCTGCTCGCGGACGGCGGCGACGGTGGCCGCGGGGGAGTGCCCCACCATCGCGCCGGTGTCGCCGAGGCACAGGTCCACGTGGTCGATGCCGTCCACGCAGGTGAAGTGCGCACCGTGCGCCTCGTCGACGAAGACCGGGAACGGTCCCGGCCACTTGGCCATCCACGACATCGGGACGCCGCCGGGCATCGACTCCTGCGCCCTCGCCGCGAGCTCCCGCGACCGCGGCCTGGCCGCGACGAACCGCTGCGTCTCGGCCGCGGTCAGCTCGGCGAGCCGGTCGGCGTTCACGCGAGACTCTCCGCCACGGCTGACTCGAGGACGTCCAGGGCCTCGTCGAGCAGCCGGGGGGCGATCGTCAGCGGGGGCAGGAACCGCAGGACGTTGCCGTAGGTGCCGGCGGTCAGCGTGACCACACCGGCGGCGTGGCAGGCCGCGCTGATCCGCGCGGCCTGCGCGGCGTCCGGCTCGGTGGTCCCCGGGTGGACCAGCTCGATCGCGAGCATGGCTCCGCGACCGCGGACGTCGCCGATCGCCGGGTGGTGCTGCGCCAGGGCGCGCAGCCGCGGCAGCATCTGCTCCTCGACGGCCCGGGCGCGGGCCGGCAGGTCGTCCTCGACGAGGGTGCGCATGGCCGCCAGCGCCGCGGCGCAGGCGACCGGGTTGCCGCCGTACGTCCCGCCCAGGCCGCCGGGGTGGACGGCGTCCACCACCTCGGCCCGCCCGACGACGCCGGCCAGGGGCAGGCCCCCGGCGACGCCCTTGGCGACCGTCATGAGGTCGGGCACGACCCCTTCGTGCTCGCAGGCGAACACCCGGCCGGTGCGCCCGAACCCGGTCTGGATCTCGTCGGCGACGAGCAGCACCCCGTGCTGGCGGCACCAGCGCTCCACCGCGGGCAGGAAGCCGGGAGCGGGGACGACGAAGCCGCCCTCGCCCTGGATCGGCTCCACGACGACGCACGCGACGCGGTCGGCGCCGACCTGGGTGGTGACGGCGTCCAGCGCCCGGGCAGCCGCCTCCTCCCCGGTGACCGGGACCGGCTCCCGGAACGGGTAGGACGTCGGCACCCGGTAGACCTCGCCCGCGAACGGCCCGAACCCGCTCTTGTACGGCACGGCCTTGGCGGTCATCGCCATCGTGAGGTTCGTGCGGCCGTGGTAGGCGTGGTCGAGGACGACGACGGCGTCCCGTCCGGTGGCGTGCCGGGCGATCTTCACCGCGTTCTCCACCGCCTCGGCGCCGGAGTTGAACAGCGCCGCCCGCTTCGGGTGGGACCCCGGTGACAGCTCCGCCAGGCGCTCGCAGACCGCGACGTAGCCCTCGTAGGGCGTGACCATGAAGCAGGTGTGGGTGAAGGCTGCGACCTGCTCCTGCACGGCGTGGACCACGGCCGGCGCGGCGTGCCCCACGTTGACGACGGCGATCCCGGAGCCCAGGTCGATGAGGTGGTTGCCGTCGACGTCGACGATCACGGCTCCGCCGGCGCGCTCGACGTAGACCGGCAGCGTCGTGGCGACGCCGCGGGCCACGGCGGACTCCTTGCGGGCGGCGAGCTCCCGCGAGCGCGGGCCGGGGACCGGGGTGAGGAGTCGGCGGACCTGCTCGACGCCGTTGACGACGTCAGGTGCGGGGGCGGTTGTCATGCCGGCATGGTAGTGACGGATACGCCTGTGTCACCAGGTCTCAGCGACGGATTCCGTGGGTCGAGCCGGCAACGCCCCCGGCATCCGTGGTCCGCACCGACGGTCGACTCGGTAGAGTCGGTGCCCATGACCGGACTCTCGGAGCGCGAGCGCGCGGTGCTGGACGCGGTCCCCACGGGACTGCTCATCGGCGGGACCTGGCGGGAGGCCGCCTCCGGCCGGCGGCTGGACGTCGAGGACCCGGCGACCGGGCAGGTGATCGCCACGGTCGCGGACGCCGACGTCCAGGACGGGGACGCCGCACTCACCGCGGCGGTCGAGGCGCAGGCGGGCTGGGCCGCCACCCCGCCCCGGGAGCGCGCGGAGATCCTGCGCCGCTCCTTCGAGGCGGTGATGGACCGCCAGGAGGACCTGGCGCTGCTGATGACCCTGGAGATGGGCAAGTCGCTGGCGGAGTCCCGCGGCGAGATCGCCTACGGCGCGGAGTTCCTCCGCTGGTTCTCCGAGGAGGCGGTGCGCGTCCACGGCCGGTACTCGGTCGCCCCCGCCGGGGGCAGCCGTCTGCTGACGATGAAGCAGCCGGTCGGGCCCTGCCTGCTCATCACCCCGTGGAACTTCCCGCTGGCGATGGGCACCCGAAAGATCGGCCCGGCGGTCGCCGCCGGCTGCACGATGGTGGTCAAGCCGGCGTCGGCGACACCGTTGTCGATGCTGGCGCTCGCGGCCGTCATGCAGGAGGCCGGCCTGCCGCCCGGAGTGCTCAACGTCGTCACCACCTCCTCGACAGGCGCGGTGATGGAGCCGCTCATCCGCGACCCGCGGTTGCGCAAGCTGTCCTTCACCGGCTCCACCGAGGTGGGCCGGCGGCTCGTCGAGCAGTCCGCCGACCAGCTGCTGCGGGTGTCCATGGAGCTGGGCGGCAACGCACCGTTCCTCGTCTTCGCCGACGCCGACCTCGACGCCGCGGTCGACGGCGCCATGCTGGCGAAGATGCGGAACATCGGCGAGGCGTGCACCGCCGCCAACCGCTTCCACGTCCACGTCGACGTCGCCGAGGAGTTCTCCCGCCGGCTGGCCGAGCGGATGGCCGCCCTCACCCTCGGCCGGGGCACCGACGACGGCGTCCAGGTCGGACCGCTCGTCGACGAGCGGCAGCGCAGCACCGTGGACGAGCTGGTCCGCGACGCCGTCGCCCGGGGAGCCACCGTGCTCACCGGCGGCGAACGGGTCGGGGACGCCGGCTACTTCTACGCGCCGACCGTCCTCGGCGACGTCCCGGCCGGTGCCCGCATCCTCGCCGAGGAGGTCTTCGGGCCGGTCGCCCCGGTCACGACGTTCCGCACCGACGACGAGGCCGTCGCAGCCGCCAACGACACCCCCTACGGGCTCGTCGCCTACGTCTTCACCCGCGACCTCGACCGCGCGCTGCGGGTCGCCGAGCGGCTGCAGACGGGCATGGTCGGGCTCAACGCCGGCGTGGTGTCGAACCCGGCCGCGCCGTTCGGCGGGGTCAAGGCCAGCGGCTTCGGCCGGGAGGGCGGCTTCGAGGGGATCGAGGAGTACCTCGAGACCAAGTACGTCGGCATCTCCCTGCCCTGAGGCCGCGCGCGGCGTCCGGCCACGGTCCCACCAGTCCCCGGGGGTGGGGGACACTGACCCGGTGACGCCCCGTGACGTGGTCCTGCTCGGCTCCACCGGGTCCATCGGCACCCAGGCCGAGGACGTCGTCCGGCGCAACCCCGACCGGTTCCGCGTCGTCGGCGTGGCCGCCGGCGGGCGGGACCCGGTCGCGCTCGCCGAGCAGGCGGTCCGGCTGGGGGTGCAGACGGTCGCGGTCGCCGACCCGGGGGCCGCGGCCGCCCTGGGCGAGGCCCTGCGCACCGCCCGCGCCAGGGTCCCCGACCCCGGTCCCGTCCCGGAGGTGCTGGCCGGCCCGCAGGCCGCCACCGAGCTCGCCGCCCGGCCGTGCGACGTCGTCCTCAACGGGATGACCGGCTCCGTCGGCCTGGCGCCGTCCCTGGCCGCCGTGCAGGCGGGACGCACCCTGGCCCTGGCGAACAAGGAGTCCCTCGTCGTCGGTGGCCCGCTGCTGAGCCGCGCCGCCGCAGCGGACCAGATCGTGCCGGTGGACTCCGAGCACTCCGCGCTGGCGCAGTGCCTGCGGGCCGGACGCCGCGACGAGGTGCGTCGCCTCGTGCTCACCGCGTCCGGCGGGCCGTTCCGCGGACGCTCCCGGGCCGAGCTCGCCGACGTCACCCCCGAGCAGGCGCTCGACCACCCGACCTGGTCGATGGGCCCGGTGGTCACCGTGAACTCCGCGACCCTCGTGAACAAGGCGCTCGAGGTGATCGAGGCGCACCTGCTGTTCGACGTCGGGTACGAGGCGATCGACGTGGTCGTGCACCCGCAGTCGGTGGTGCACTCGATGGTCGAGTTCGTCGACGGCTCGACCCTCGCCCAGGCCTGCCCGCCCAGCATGCTCATCCCCATCGCGCTCGGGCTGGCCTGGCCCGACCGGGTCCCGGGTGCCGCGCCCGGCTGCGACTGGTCGGCGGCGACGTCCTGGGAGTTCCTGCCGCTGGACGAGGAGGCCTTCCCCGCCGTCCGGCTGGCCCGGGACGTCGGACGCGCCGGCGGCGCCCTGCCGGCGGTCTACAACGCGGCCAACGAGGAGGCGGTCGCGGCCTTCCTCGCCGGGGGCCTGCCCTTCCTGGGAATCGTCGACACGGTCCAGCGAGTTGTGGACGACGCGGTGCGCGACGAGGCGGTGCCCACCGGCGACCAGGTGGTGCTCGGTGACGTGCTCGCGGCCGAGACGTGGGCCCGCAGCCGGGCGCACGGGCTGCTCGAGGGGAGGGTGGGACGATGACCGAGGTGGTCGCCTACACCGTCGGCGTGCTCGTCGTCGTCGTGGGGCTCGCGCTGTCCATCGCCCTGCACGAGATCGGGCACCTGGTGCCGGCCAAACGCTTCGGGGTCAAGGTCACCCAGTACATGGTCGGGTTCGGGCCCACCCTGTGGGCGCGCCGGCGCGGGGAGACCGAGTACGGCGTCAAGTGGGTCCCGCTCGGCGGCTACATCCGGATGATCGGCATGTTCCCCCCGGCGCCCGGCTCGGACGACCGCCACCTGCGGGCCTCGTCCACCGGCCCCTTCCAGTCCCTCGCCGACGAGGCGCGGCGGGCCAGCGCCGAGGAGATCGAGCCCGGTGACGAGGACCGGGTCTTCTACCGGCTCCCGGTCGCCAAGCGCTTGGTGATCATGCTGGGTGGCCCGGTGATGAACCTCGTGCTGGCCGTCGTCTTCCTCGGGGCCACCGTCGTCGGCATCGGTCTGCCCACCCTCACCCCGACCGTGTCCGCGGTCTCGGAGTGCGTCGTCCCGGTGACCCGGGCGGACCAGACCTGCGGGCCCGGGGACCCGGCCGCCCCGGCCGCCGAGGCCGGCATCCGGGCCGGCGACGTCATCCTCGCCGTCGACGGCCGCCCCACCCCGGACTGGCGCTCGGTGCAGGAGGCCATCCGCGGAGCCGCCGGGCGCACGGTCCCCGTCGTCGTCGAGCGCGACGGGCAGCGCCTCGAGCTGTCCGCCCCGATCATCGCCGACGACCGGCCCGCCCTGGACGCGGCCGGCGAGCCGGTCCTGGACGCCGACGGTGAGCCGGTGCTCGAGCAGGTCGGCTTCCTCGGGGTGTCTCCCAGCCAGGAGCTCGTCCCCCAGCCGGTCACCGAGGTGCCGGCCGTCGTCGGCGACGCCGTCGTCCAGACCGCCGCCATCATCATCGACCTGCCGGCCCGGATGGTCGACGTCGCCGAGGCCGCCTTCGGGGACGCCGAGCGCGACCCGCAGGGGCCGATCGGCGTCGTCGGGGTCGGTCGGCTCTCCGGTGAGGTCGCCACCAGCGACCTGCTCGCCAGCACCCAGGAACGGGTGGCGGTGATGCTCTCGCTGCTCGGGTCGCTCAACGTCGCGCTGTTCGTGTTCAACCTGCTGCCGCTCATGCCGCTGGACGGCGGGCACGTGGCCGGCGCCCTGTGGGAGGGTGCCCGCCGCCAGCTGGCCCGGCTCCGCGGGCGGCCCGACCCCGGCCCGGTCGACATCGCCCGGCTGCTGCCGCTGACCTACGCGGTCGCCATCGTCCTCGTCGGGATGTCCGGCCTGCTGCTGTACGCGGACGTCGTCCGACCGGTCACCCTCGGGGGCTGAGATGTCCTGCCCACGGGCCGGGCGGCCCAGGCTGCCCTGATCGCGGATACTGGAGCCATGTCGAGTCCTGCCAGCACGCCGACCCCCGGACGCCCCGCTGCCCCCGGCACCCCGGTAGGGCTCGGCATGCCGGCCCTGCCACCGCCGGTGCTCGCCCCCCGACGTCGCAGCCGCACGATCCGGGTGGGGTCGGTCGAGGTCGGCGGCGACGCGCCGATCAGCGTCCAGTCGATGACGACGACGCCCACCGCGGACGTCAACGCGACCCTGCAGCAGATCGCCGAGCTCACGGCCGCCGGCTGCGACATCGTCCGGGTCGCCTGCCCCAGCCAGGACGACGCGGACGCGCTGCCAGCCATCGCCGGCAAGTCCCAGATCCCGGTCATCGCCGACATCCACTTCCAGCCGAAGTACGTGTTCGCCGCGATCGAGGCCGGGTGCGCGGGCGTCCGGGTCAACCCGGGCAACATCCGCAAGTTCGACGACCAGGTCAAGGAGATCGCCCAGGCGGCCAAGGACCACGGCACCTCCATCCGGATCGGCGTCAACGCCGGGTCGCTCGACAAGCGGCTGCTCGACAAGTACGGCAGGCCGACCGCCGAGGCGCTCGTGGAGTCCGCGGTGTGGGAGGCGTCGCTGTTCGAGGAGCACGACTTCCACGACTTCAAGATCTCCGTCAAGCACAACGACCCGGTGGTCATGGTCCGCGCCTACGAGATGCTGGCCGAGCGGGGGGACTGGCCGCTGCACCTCGGTGTCACCGAGGCGGGCCCGGCGTTCCAGGGGACGATCAAGTCCGCGGTCGCGTTCGGGGCGCTGCTCAGCAAGGGCATCGGTGACACGATCCGGGTGTCGCTGTCCGCACCCCCGGTGGAGGAGGTCAAGGTCGGGCTGCAGATCCTCGAGTCGCTCAACCTGCGCCCGCGCCGTCTGGAGATCGTCTCCTGCCCGTCCTGCGGCCGCGCTCAGGTGGACGTGTACAAGCTCGCCGAGGAGGTCACCGCCGGGCTCGAGGGGATGGAGGTGCCGCTCCGCGTCGCCGTCATGGGGTGCGTCGTCAACGGGCCCGGCGAGGCCCGCGAGGCCGACCTGGGCGTCGCCTCCGGCAACGGCAAGGGCCAGATCTTCGTCAAGGGCGAGGTCATCAAGACGGTGCCCGAGTCGCAGATCGTCGAGACGCTCATCGAGGAGGCCATGCGGATCGCCGAGGAGATGGGCGAGGACGTCGAGGGCACGCCCTCCGTGAGCGTCGGCTGAGGTGCTGCGCCAGCCCGTGACGGTGCTGGACGACGCCGCCGCCGGCGCCGTCCTGGAGCTGTGCGAGCAGGACCCCGTCGCCAACGTGTTCGTGTCCTCCCGGGTCGCCGCCGTCGGCTGCGACCCGCGCCGGCTCGGCGGGGAGCTGTGGGGGTACTGGCGGCGGGGTCGGCTGCGGGCCGCGTGCTGGGCGGGCGCCAACCTCGTCCCGGTCGGGGTCGACGACGTCGCGGTCGACGCGTTCGCCGCTCGCGCGCGGCGCCAGGGTCGCCGGTGCTCCTCGCTGGTCGGCCCGGCCGAGGGCGTGCTCGCGCTGTGGGACCGGCTCGAGCCCGCGTGGGGGCCGGCGCGCGACGTCCGGCCCGACCAGCCGCTGCTCGCCATCGCCGCCGACCCGCTGGTCGCGCCGGACCCCGCCGTCCGGGCGACCACCGAGGCCGACCTCGACCTGCTGTACCCGGCCTGCGTGGCGATGTTCACCGAGGAGGTCGGGTACTCCCCGGAGACCGGGGACGGCGGCGCGACCTACCGGCGCCGGGTCGCCGAGCTCGTCCGGCTCGGTCGCTCGTTCGCCCGCATCGACGAGGTGGACGGCCGCCGGCGGGTCGTGTTCAAGGCCGAGCTCGGCGCGGTCGCCCCCGGCGTCGTCCAGGTCCAGGGCGTGTGGGTGCACCCGGCGCTGCGCGGTCGCGGGCTCGCCGCACCGGGGATGGCCGCGGTCGTCGCGCTCACCAGGGAGCGGTTCACCTGGGCCGGCCGGGACACCGTCGTCAGCCTCTACGTCAACTCGTTCAACCGGCGAGCCGTCGCCGCCTACGAACGGGTGGGGATGCAGCACGTCGGGCGCTTCGCCACCGTCCTGTTCTGAGGCCCCCGGCCCTGTTCTGAGGACCCCGGCCCTGTTCTGAGGACCCCGGCGGTGATCGCCACCGGGGGAGGAGTCGCAGCCCGCAGCGGCCTCGCGCACGCCCTGGCGGGCTCCGACTCCTCCCCACCTGGCGATCAGCCCGCGACGTCGCGCAGCACCCCGATCACCCACTCCTGGTCGAGCATGACGTCCTCCCAGGCGAACCGCCGCACCGTCCACCCGGCGCGCACCAGCTCGTCGTAGCGGCGGGCGTCCCGGCGCAGCGCCCTGCGGTCGCCGTGCCACTCGAAGGAGTCCGCCTCGAGCACGACGCGTCGCCGCCGGTCGGCGAGGTCCACCCGGGCCGGGCGCCCCGCGTCGATGCGGACCTGCGGCTCGAAGCCCGTGCAGCCGGCGCTCAGCGCGAGCCCGCGCAGGGCCGACTCGAACGGGTTGGCCGCCCGGCCGTCGGCGTGCTCGGCGACCCAGCAGGCGGCGCGCCGGCCCCGACGTCGGCGAACGGCCGCCGCCAGGAGGTCCTCCCGGTGGACGAGCCCGAGCCGCAGCGCCCCGTCGGCCACCGCAAGAGCCTCCAGCCGGTCGAGGTCGGCAGCACAGTCCAGCACCGTCCGCAGCGGGGTCGTCACCGCTGCGCGCCGCTCGACGTCGGCGGGGGCCAGCGACCGCCAGCGGTACACGACGTCCGACCGGGGCGGGGGGTGGGCGTTGGGCGGCACCGTGACGGACGCGGTCTCGGGCGGCAGCAGCAGCGGCAGCCGGTGCTGCTCGGCGGCGGACAGGTGGCTCACCACCCCGCCGCACCGCGCCGCCACCTCTCGGGCGGTGGGCAGCTCGGGCAGGGCGTACACGCCGCGCGCCGCGCGCAGCACGAGCCCGGCCTGCAGCGCCGAGCGCAGCGCGTGCTGGGTCACGTGCTCCGCCAGCTGCGTCCACGTCGCCGTGCCGCCGTGCCGGCGCACCACCATCTCGGGGGTCAGGCCCGTCCGCACCCGGCTGAGCGTGCCGCGCGCCGCAGGGTCCCCGCGCTCGTCGTCCACAGGCGATCGCCACCGCAGGAGGTGGAACCGCGGAGCGCGCGCCGCGGTTCGGGGCCGGCAGCGCGGAACTCCTCCTGGCGTGGCGATCACCCGAGCCGGGCCGGGCAGGTGCAGGGCGGCGGGGCGGCAGGGTGGCGGGGGAGCCGGGGCGGCGGGGCGGCGGGGCGGCGGGGCGGCAGTGCGGCAGGGCGGGGCGGGCTCGTCGCTAGGCTCCGGCCCATGATCCTGCGGATGTCGTCCCTGTTCCTGCGCACCCTGCGCGAGGACCCGGCGGACGCCGAGGTGCCCAGTCACCGGCTGCTCGTGCGGGCCGGTTACATCCGCCGTGCGGCCCCGGGCATCTACAGCTGGCTGCCGCTCGGCGTCCGGGTGCTGCGCAACGTGGAGCGGATCGTCCGCGAGGAGATGGACGCCATGGGCGCCCAGGAGGTGCACTTCCCGGCGCTGCTGCCCCGAGAGCCCTACGAGGCCACCGGGCGCTGGACCGAGTACGGCCCGAACCTGTTCCGGCTCACCGACCGCAAGCAGGGCGACTACCTCCTCGGCCCCACCCACGAGGAGATGTTCACCCTGCTCGTCAAGGACCTGTACTCCTCGTACAAGGACCTGCCGCTGTCCCTCTACCAGATCCAGACCAAGTACCGGGACGAGGCGCGTCCCCGTGCCGGCCTGCTGCGCGGCCGCGAGTTCGTCATGAAGGACTCCTACTCCTTCGACGTCGACGACGCCGGCCTCGAGCGCTCCTACCGGGCCCACCGCGACGCCTACGTGCGGATCTTCGACCGGCTCGGCATGGACTACGTCATCGTCACCGCGATGTCCGGGGCGATGGGCGGGTCGGCCAGCGAGGAGTTCCTCGTGCCGGCCGTCAACGGCGAGGACACCTACGTGCGGTGCACGCGCTGCGACTACGCCGCGAACGTCGAGGCCGTCCGGGTCCCCGTCCCCGAGCCGGTGCCGGCCGGCGACGCACCCGCCGCCCACGTCGAGGACACCCCCGGTACGCCGACCATCGACACCCTCGTCGACCACCTCAACGAGCGGTTCCCCCGCGCGGACCGGCCGTGGACCGCCGCCGACACGCTGAAGAACGTCCTCGTCGTCCTCGTCCACCCCGACGGCCGGCGCGAGCCGCTCGCCGTCGGCCTCCCCGGCGACCGTGACGTCGACGAGAAGCGCCTGGCGGCACAGGTGGAGCCCGCGGTCGTCGAGCCGTTCACCGAGGCCGACTTCGCGGCGAACCCCGTGCTGCGCAAGGGCTACATCGGCCCCGGCGTGCTCGGGACCGACCGCGCCAGCGG
This DNA window, taken from Kineosporiaceae bacterium SCSIO 59966, encodes the following:
- a CDS encoding histidine phosphatase family protein, producing MQAAGDSEVWLVRHGETRWSREHRHTSVTDLELTAAGVAAARALGPRLRGTAFDLVLTSPLRRARDTARTAGFADAVVDDRLHEWRYGDVEGVSTAAMRQRVAGWTVWTHEVPGGEQVDDVARRADGVVERLRDAGRSLVFAHGHLLRVLAVRWLGLDARAGAHLRLDTGTVSVLGWERETPAVVRWNT
- a CDS encoding ATP-binding protein → MRILLVGAGGVGDAFARIAARRDFFERLVVADQDPRRAQRTVAAVRERHPGEDRLVAARVDASSAAEVTALAREHGVTHVLNAVDPRFVLPVFEGALAAGADYLDMAMSLSRPHPEQPWSRTGVKLGDEQFAAAPRWERAGRLALVGMGVEPGLSDVFARYAVDHLFSDVDELGTRDGSNLTVDGPDGPAFAPSFSIWTTIEECLNPPVVWERDRGWYTTEPFSEPEVFDFPGGIGPVECVHVEHEEVVLMPRWLDARRVTFKYGLGADFIEVLRTLRRLGLDRTEPVRVGGVQVSPRDVVAACLPDPATLGDRMRGATCAGLWVTGTGRDGAPREVYLHHVVDNSWSVREYGVQCVVWQTAVNPAVALELLARGTWRGTGVLGPEAFDAVPFLELLAAPDGYASPWALQERTPS
- a CDS encoding NAD-dependent succinate-semialdehyde dehydrogenase, whose product is MTGLSERERAVLDAVPTGLLIGGTWREAASGRRLDVEDPATGQVIATVADADVQDGDAALTAAVEAQAGWAATPPRERAEILRRSFEAVMDRQEDLALLMTLEMGKSLAESRGEIAYGAEFLRWFSEEAVRVHGRYSVAPAGGSRLLTMKQPVGPCLLITPWNFPLAMGTRKIGPAVAAGCTMVVKPASATPLSMLALAAVMQEAGLPPGVLNVVTTSSTGAVMEPLIRDPRLRKLSFTGSTEVGRRLVEQSADQLLRVSMELGGNAPFLVFADADLDAAVDGAMLAKMRNIGEACTAANRFHVHVDVAEEFSRRLAERMAALTLGRGTDDGVQVGPLVDERQRSTVDELVRDAVARGATVLTGGERVGDAGYFYAPTVLGDVPAGARILAEEVFGPVAPVTTFRTDDEAVAAANDTPYGLVAYVFTRDLDRALRVAERLQTGMVGLNAGVVSNPAAPFGGVKASGFGREGGFEGIEEYLETKYVGISLP
- a CDS encoding aminotransferase class III-fold pyridoxal phosphate-dependent enzyme, with amino-acid sequence MNADRLAELTAAETQRFVAARPRSRELAARAQESMPGGVPMSWMAKWPGPFPVFVDEAHGAHFTCVDGIDHVDLCLGDTGAMVGHSPAATVAAVREQVGRGITAMLPTQDAALAAEELGRRFGVPQWQFTLSATDANRHLIRYARHVTGRPKVLVVDYCYHGTVDETFATLDPGTGRVVARRGSIGPPVDPAVTTVVVPFNDVDALEAALSTGEVACALLEPAMTNIGIVLPEPGYHEALRDLCTRYGVLLVLDETHTLCAGPGGCTRAWDLQPDAVVVGKTIGGGVPAGAFGMTAELAQRVRSSVDLEDVDVGGVGGTLAGNALSLAAVRATLTEVLTDEAFGHMEQMAVRWTAGVQQSLAEHGVPWHVTRLGCRAEYAFSPEPPRTGAEAAAADDFALQQYLHLAALNDGVLLTPFHNMALMSPQTSAQDVDRHTASFGRALQSLG
- the gabT gene encoding 4-aminobutyrate--2-oxoglutarate transaminase, which codes for MTTAPAPDVVNGVEQVRRLLTPVPGPRSRELAARKESAVARGVATTLPVYVERAGGAVIVDVDGNHLIDLGSGIAVVNVGHAAPAVVHAVQEQVAAFTHTCFMVTPYEGYVAVCERLAELSPGSHPKRAALFNSGAEAVENAVKIARHATGRDAVVVLDHAYHGRTNLTMAMTAKAVPYKSGFGPFAGEVYRVPTSYPFREPVPVTGEEAAARALDAVTTQVGADRVACVVVEPIQGEGGFVVPAPGFLPAVERWCRQHGVLLVADEIQTGFGRTGRVFACEHEGVVPDLMTVAKGVAGGLPLAGVVGRAEVVDAVHPGGLGGTYGGNPVACAAALAAMRTLVEDDLPARARAVEEQMLPRLRALAQHHPAIGDVRGRGAMLAIELVHPGTTEPDAAQAARISAACHAAGVVTLTAGTYGNVLRFLPPLTIAPRLLDEALDVLESAVAESLA